The Desmonostoc muscorum LEGE 12446 genome includes a region encoding these proteins:
- the carA gene encoding glutamine-hydrolyzing carbamoyl-phosphate synthase small subunit — protein sequence MSLSDAIPALLVLADGTTYRGWSFGATGTAIGEVVFNTGMTGYQEVLTDPSYCGQIVIFTYPELGNTGVNPEDEESDRPQVRGAIARNICHRPSNWRSTQSLPDYLKQHQIPAIYGIDTRALTRKIRMFGAMNGGISTAILDEGELLERVQAAPNMAGLNLVREVTTPTTYEWSDPTIPAWEFNPETANNIGEPFTVVALDFGIKRNILRRLASYGCRVIVVPADTPSEEILNYNPDGVFLSNGPGDPAAVTEGIATAKALLLSEKPIFGICMGHQILGHALGAETYKLKFGHRGLNQPAGLQQKVEITSQNHSFAIDPDSLPATVVEVSHLNLNDRTVAGVRHKSLPIFSVQYHPEASPGPHDADYLFEQFVQAMRTARQGDGN from the coding sequence ATGTCCTTATCTGACGCAATACCAGCTTTACTTGTCTTGGCAGATGGAACCACTTATCGCGGTTGGTCTTTCGGTGCTACAGGAACCGCGATCGGAGAAGTGGTATTCAACACTGGCATGACTGGCTATCAAGAAGTACTGACCGACCCTAGTTACTGCGGTCAGATTGTGATTTTTACTTATCCAGAATTGGGGAATACTGGCGTCAATCCTGAAGATGAGGAATCAGACCGCCCCCAAGTGCGGGGTGCGATCGCCCGCAATATTTGTCATCGGCCAAGTAACTGGCGATCGACGCAATCCTTACCTGACTACCTCAAACAGCACCAAATACCAGCTATCTATGGTATCGATACCCGCGCCCTCACCCGCAAAATTCGGATGTTCGGAGCCATGAACGGTGGCATTTCCACAGCTATTCTTGATGAGGGAGAATTGCTAGAGCGGGTGCAGGCAGCTCCGAATATGGCAGGATTAAATCTGGTTCGTGAAGTTACTACCCCAACAACTTATGAGTGGTCAGATCCCACAATTCCAGCCTGGGAATTCAATCCAGAAACTGCGAACAATATTGGAGAACCCTTTACAGTTGTTGCCCTTGACTTTGGCATCAAACGCAATATTCTGCGCCGCTTAGCAAGTTACGGTTGTCGAGTGATTGTTGTACCTGCTGATACACCATCAGAGGAAATTCTCAACTACAATCCTGATGGTGTCTTTCTTTCTAACGGGCCTGGCGACCCTGCTGCCGTCACCGAAGGGATTGCAACTGCCAAAGCGCTGCTGCTAAGTGAAAAACCCATTTTTGGGATTTGTATGGGACACCAAATTTTAGGCCATGCCTTGGGAGCAGAAACCTATAAACTCAAATTTGGTCACCGTGGTTTAAATCAGCCTGCGGGTCTACAACAAAAGGTAGAAATTACCAGCCAAAACCATAGTTTTGCCATTGACCCAGATTCTCTACCTGCGACAGTTGTGGAAGTTAGCCACCTGAATTTAAACGATCGCACCGTTGCCGGGGTACGTCACAAGTCTCTGCCCATATTTTCTGTACAGTATCACCCAGAGGCCAGTCCTGGTCCTCACGATGCTGATTACTTGTTTGAACAATTTGTTCAAGCCATGCGAACAGCACGTCAAGGTGATGGGAACTAA
- a CDS encoding retropepsin-like aspartic protease family protein yields MLPTFLSRATLIFVLSALAVMSVACSEDKQNTTTTGNEQPASVGDLASVQPAATEPATPAATPEAQPQEPSETEPSVFELALDKAVSAWSISQSAQSPDDWNLVASQYQDAIALMQKVQRQTPEFAFAQSKITEYQRQIKYAKQKANPRPVPIQEPQKIVVVVPQAGTTPKFTSPLSIPVQKKLLPPETERSSSAVVIPDQPVFTAPIKRRAGGTPIVEVTFNGQRKFEMIVDTGASGTVITQEMANALGIVPVGRAKANTASSRAVEFPVGYVESMALGGVRVNRVPVAIAGTELETGLLGHDFFGNYDVTIKRNVVEFRPQLRSQVNSPEIELTAPTSSKPSHFAGYP; encoded by the coding sequence ATGCTTCCGACTTTTTTATCCCGTGCAACCCTAATTTTTGTACTCAGCGCTCTAGCGGTTATGAGTGTTGCCTGTAGTGAAGACAAACAAAACACTACGACTACTGGCAATGAGCAACCCGCGTCAGTTGGGGATTTGGCATCAGTACAGCCTGCCGCCACCGAACCAGCAACACCAGCAGCTACTCCAGAAGCACAGCCGCAAGAGCCGTCTGAAACTGAACCTAGTGTTTTTGAACTGGCGTTAGATAAAGCTGTCAGTGCTTGGAGTATCAGCCAATCTGCTCAATCTCCAGATGATTGGAATTTGGTGGCGAGTCAATATCAGGATGCGATCGCTCTCATGCAAAAAGTGCAGCGACAAACACCAGAATTTGCCTTTGCTCAATCCAAAATCACAGAATATCAGCGCCAAATCAAATACGCCAAGCAAAAAGCTAATCCTCGCCCTGTGCCAATTCAGGAACCTCAAAAAATAGTAGTTGTGGTTCCCCAAGCAGGAACTACACCAAAGTTCACTTCACCTCTATCAATTCCTGTACAAAAAAAATTATTACCACCAGAAACAGAAAGATCTTCGTCAGCAGTGGTGATTCCAGACCAACCAGTTTTTACAGCGCCGATTAAAAGGCGGGCTGGTGGTACGCCAATTGTGGAAGTAACCTTCAATGGTCAGCGAAAGTTTGAGATGATTGTAGATACGGGAGCCAGTGGCACTGTGATCACCCAAGAGATGGCAAATGCTTTGGGAATAGTGCCAGTGGGGAGAGCTAAGGCAAACACCGCCAGTTCTAGAGCTGTAGAATTTCCTGTGGGCTATGTTGAATCGATGGCACTTGGCGGGGTGAGAGTGAATCGAGTGCCGGTGGCGATCGCGGGTACGGAACTCGAAACTGGACTTTTAGGACATGACTTTTTTGGAAACTACGATGTCACAATCAAGCGGAATGTGGTAGAGTTTCGCCCGCAACTGCGATCGCAAGTCAATTCTCCAGAAATTGAACTAACTGCTCCAACTTCGTCCAAGCCGTCCCACTTTGCAGGATATCCTTAG
- a CDS encoding DNA adenine methylase, translated as MLKSPLRYPGGKSKAINQIVEYLPDNFSEFREPFVGGGSVFIYLKQKFPDLRIWINDLNRELFLFWKFAQSDIAQLVKEIRHIKAKYTDGKLLYTELTTVDVNKLSDFERGVRFFVLNRITFSGTVESGGFSQEAFHKRFTDSSIERLEKLENILDKNVEITNLDYSHLLKQAGEQVFLFLDPPYFSATKSKLYGKDGDLHTSFQHQRFAELLQQCHHRWLITYDDSPQIRENFQWANISEWELQYGMNNYKQNGAAKGKELFITNYEVKIDLEKKVPNQNLMNAALQLSLDI; from the coding sequence ATGCTCAAAAGCCCTCTCCGATATCCTGGTGGTAAGTCAAAAGCAATAAATCAAATAGTCGAATACTTACCAGATAATTTTTCTGAATTTAGAGAGCCTTTTGTCGGCGGTGGTTCTGTATTTATTTACTTAAAACAAAAGTTCCCCGATCTCAGAATTTGGATTAATGATTTAAACCGCGAACTATTCTTATTCTGGAAGTTTGCCCAATCTGATATAGCTCAGTTAGTTAAAGAAATTCGCCATATTAAAGCCAAATACACAGATGGTAAATTATTGTATACAGAATTAACCACTGTAGATGTCAACAAATTATCTGATTTTGAAAGAGGAGTCCGCTTTTTTGTCCTCAATAGAATTACGTTCTCTGGCACTGTTGAATCAGGTGGTTTTTCCCAAGAAGCTTTCCATAAACGTTTTACTGATTCTTCAATAGAACGGCTAGAAAAATTAGAGAATATTCTGGATAAAAATGTAGAAATTACTAATTTAGATTACAGTCACTTATTAAAACAAGCAGGTGAACAAGTATTTTTATTTTTAGATCCACCATATTTTAGTGCTACTAAATCAAAGCTATATGGTAAAGACGGTGACTTGCACACCTCATTTCAACATCAAAGATTTGCCGAGCTTTTGCAACAATGTCATCATCGCTGGCTAATCACTTACGACGATTCACCACAAATTCGAGAAAATTTTCAATGGGCAAATATTTCAGAGTGGGAGTTGCAATATGGCATGAATAACTATAAGCAGAATGGTGCTGCTAAGGGAAAAGAGTTATTTATTACTAATTACGAAGTTAAAATTGATTTGGAGAAAAAAGTACCAAATCAAAATTTGATGAATGCGGCTTTACAGCTAAGCCTTGATATTTGA
- a CDS encoding cytochrome b/b6 domain-containing protein, whose amino-acid sequence MTRSAPYQPLLLRILHGTSGILVIAAIITGFLVYNTYDRRFGSIPFPQIADIQGIHGTFALFFLLVLPAFALYSFHAGQRRLLQSDSLQQLSQVGKPIWWVSLQRLANTLMLIAAVLAVNSGRMMKEEWLPAGQLYHIWYSLHLSAWVVMVCCVAIHVLMSTKVGGTPLLLSMFSWKFRPEDSPTQWSSRFRSWLSSSANFGALMNNFMQNNFYLRIIEVIVLGGILTAFVLPLFFSGGES is encoded by the coding sequence ATGACCCGTTCTGCACCTTATCAACCTTTATTATTGCGAATTCTTCATGGCACAAGTGGAATTTTAGTTATCGCGGCAATCATTACCGGATTTCTAGTTTACAACACTTACGATCGCCGATTTGGCAGCATACCATTTCCTCAAATTGCCGATATTCAAGGCATTCACGGCACTTTTGCATTATTTTTCTTGCTTGTTCTACCTGCTTTTGCCCTCTATAGCTTTCATGCTGGACAAAGGCGCCTTCTTCAATCTGATTCTTTACAGCAATTGAGCCAGGTTGGCAAGCCGATTTGGTGGGTTAGCTTGCAACGTTTGGCGAACACTCTCATGCTCATAGCTGCTGTTTTGGCTGTGAACTCTGGCAGAATGATGAAGGAAGAGTGGCTCCCCGCAGGGCAGTTGTATCATATTTGGTACTCTCTCCACCTTAGTGCTTGGGTTGTCATGGTTTGCTGTGTGGCAATTCATGTTTTGATGTCTACCAAGGTGGGTGGTACGCCGTTGTTACTCTCGATGTTTTCCTGGAAGTTTCGCCCAGAAGATAGTCCCACTCAATGGTCTAGCCGTTTCCGTAGTTGGTTGAGTAGTTCAGCTAACTTTGGTGCGTTAATGAATAATTTTATGCAAAATAATTTTTACCTGAGAATTATTGAGGTGATTGTGCTTGGTGGAATTCTCACAGCCTTTGTCTTACCTCTATTTTTTTCCGGTGGTGAGTCATAG
- a CDS encoding high light inducible protein: MSNANKTTPSVSEDPNALRWGFTPQSENWNGRFAMIGFLAAILIEAFSGQGILHFWGIL; encoded by the coding sequence ATGTCAAACGCTAACAAGACTACGCCTTCGGTTTCGGAAGATCCTAATGCTTTACGCTGGGGCTTTACTCCTCAGAGTGAAAACTGGAACGGTCGTTTTGCAATGATTGGTTTTTTAGCTGCCATTCTAATTGAAGCGTTCTCTGGCCAAGGGATTTTACACTTCTGGGGCATTCTGTAA
- the rlmB gene encoding 23S rRNA (guanosine(2251)-2'-O)-methyltransferase RlmB, with the protein MSNQPRKIKTSSEPNRGKPVKLQGKRVVTNPIRNPRKKIEINPISSNSRPQNNNFSHPSLSTKPAEDSDLIYGRHPVLSALQNQRGLNRIWITTRLRYDSNFHHLLLQAKENGTVIDEVEPKRLDQITNGCNHQGVAAQIAPYTYIELPDLIEKAKSLTDPVIVVADGITDPHNLGAIIRTAEAIGAQGLVIPQRRASGITSTVVKVAAGALENFSVARVVNLSRALEDLKTAGFWIYGTAATGSEPLHTVNFSGPIVLVIGSEGEGLSMLTQRSCDVLVSIPLQGKTPSLNASVAAGMALYEIYRQRSLNTLHLDKLQKTSLKK; encoded by the coding sequence ATGTCAAATCAACCGAGAAAAATCAAGACTTCTAGCGAACCAAATCGTGGGAAACCCGTAAAACTTCAGGGTAAGCGTGTTGTTACTAATCCCATTCGCAATCCCAGAAAAAAAATAGAGATCAACCCCATCTCTAGCAATTCGCGTCCCCAAAATAACAACTTCTCCCATCCATCTCTATCTACAAAACCAGCAGAAGATAGCGATTTAATCTACGGCCGTCATCCAGTATTGAGCGCGTTGCAAAATCAGCGCGGTCTCAACCGCATCTGGATTACTACCCGTCTGCGCTACGATTCCAACTTTCACCATTTGCTTTTGCAAGCCAAGGAAAATGGCACGGTAATTGACGAAGTTGAACCCAAGCGCTTAGACCAAATCACCAATGGATGTAATCATCAAGGTGTGGCGGCACAAATTGCTCCCTACACTTACATCGAATTGCCGGATCTCATTGAAAAAGCAAAATCTCTCACCGATCCTGTAATTGTCGTGGCTGATGGAATTACCGATCCCCACAACTTGGGAGCAATCATTCGCACTGCTGAGGCGATCGGCGCTCAAGGATTAGTTATACCCCAAAGAAGGGCTTCGGGGATCACTTCCACTGTTGTTAAAGTTGCAGCCGGCGCTTTAGAAAATTTTTCTGTGGCCAGAGTTGTTAACCTCAGCCGTGCCTTAGAAGATTTAAAAACAGCTGGGTTTTGGATTTACGGCACTGCTGCAACCGGCAGTGAACCCTTACACACAGTCAATTTCAGTGGACCCATCGTTTTGGTAATTGGCTCTGAAGGTGAAGGTCTGAGTATGCTAACTCAACGCTCCTGCGATGTCTTAGTATCAATTCCCTTACAAGGCAAGACTCCTAGCCTCAATGCCTCGGTAGCAGCAGGTATGGCACTCTATGAAATTTATCGTCAGCGATCGCTAAATACGCTGCATTTAGATAAATTACAAAAAACCTCTTTGAAAAAATAG
- a CDS encoding alpha/beta fold hydrolase → MSDRHSYTTTAANLNVYVQGQGFPILALHGHPGTGRSLSVFTNHLSKRYQTIAPDLRGYGKSRWNGNFDMNDHLTDLEALLDRFEIEKCLVLGWSLGGILAMELALRLPKRLTGLILVATAAKPRGSHPPITWQDNLYTGVAALLNYIKPSWQWNIETFGKRSLFRYLIQQHTSTSYKYIATEAVPAYLQTSPAATRALYSAIQAGYDRLLDLPQIQCPSLVLAGVQDRHITVDSSLETARHLKNCQWQCYPNTAHLFPWEVPQLVLSDIDRWLEEHPHIIGR, encoded by the coding sequence ATGAGCGATCGCCACAGTTATACTACTACTGCTGCAAATCTCAACGTCTACGTCCAAGGTCAAGGGTTTCCCATTTTAGCCCTACATGGTCATCCCGGTACTGGTCGCAGTCTTTCTGTGTTCACCAATCATTTATCAAAACGCTACCAAACTATTGCCCCAGATTTACGTGGATACGGCAAAAGTCGCTGGAATGGTAATTTTGATATGAATGACCATTTGACAGACTTAGAAGCGCTGCTAGACCGCTTTGAAATTGAAAAGTGCCTCGTATTGGGATGGTCACTTGGGGGCATTCTGGCAATGGAACTGGCATTACGTTTGCCAAAGCGCCTTACAGGTCTGATTTTGGTGGCAACAGCCGCAAAACCCCGTGGTAGCCATCCTCCCATCACTTGGCAAGATAATTTATATACTGGCGTTGCAGCCCTACTGAATTATATAAAACCGAGTTGGCAGTGGAATATTGAAACTTTTGGCAAGCGATCGCTTTTTCGCTATTTAATCCAACAACATACATCTACGAGTTATAAATATATTGCCACCGAAGCAGTCCCGGCATATTTACAAACCTCTCCTGCTGCCACTCGCGCCCTTTATAGCGCAATTCAAGCAGGGTATGACAGACTTCTAGACTTGCCACAAATTCAATGTCCTAGTCTGGTACTTGCTGGTGTCCAAGACCGTCACATCACAGTTGACTCCAGCTTAGAAACAGCTCGACACCTCAAAAATTGCCAGTGGCAATGCTACCCCAATACCGCCCACCTTTTCCCGTGGGAAGTTCCCCAACTGGTACTAAGTGACATTGACCGTTGGCTAGAAGAACATCCCCACATAATTGGTCGTTAA
- a CDS encoding STAS domain-containing protein produces MSLRGTREVRDNCQLFRLTGLLDAFSEPTFRKVLESKIEEGPKHIILDLSQIDFIDSSGLGALVQAAKKAQTANGTLQIVTNARVTQTVKLVRLEKFLSLQQTVEAALENVKQS; encoded by the coding sequence GTGAGCCTGAGGGGCACTCGTGAAGTCCGGGATAACTGTCAGCTGTTCCGCCTCACAGGTTTGTTAGATGCCTTTTCTGAGCCGACATTTCGCAAGGTACTTGAGAGCAAGATTGAGGAGGGTCCTAAGCATATTATTTTGGATCTCTCACAAATCGACTTTATTGATAGCTCTGGCTTGGGTGCTTTGGTGCAAGCAGCTAAGAAGGCTCAAACCGCTAATGGCACTTTGCAAATCGTCACGAATGCCCGGGTCACTCAAACGGTCAAGCTTGTTCGCTTAGAGAAGTTTCTCTCCCTGCAACAAACAGTTGAAGCGGCTCTAGAAAACGTCAAGCAGTCTTGA
- a CDS encoding Mini-ribonuclease 3 has translation MKSKEEELLDGQDEAPKESLSWTQALLLTTAPLSQQISFSQVQQISPAALAYLGDSIYEVYVRMFYLLPLQRAETYHRLVVAQVRAETQALHLRSLTPHLRDTELEIVRRGRNAATGRPKRLDPEIYQQATSLETLIGYLYLTDYQRLTELLEILHLEK, from the coding sequence GTGAAGTCAAAGGAGGAAGAGCTATTAGATGGACAAGATGAAGCTCCCAAAGAGAGTTTATCTTGGACTCAAGCACTCTTGTTAACCACAGCGCCATTATCCCAACAGATTTCTTTTTCACAAGTACAACAAATTTCTCCCGCTGCTTTAGCGTACTTGGGAGATTCAATCTATGAAGTTTATGTTAGAATGTTCTATCTACTACCACTACAGCGAGCAGAAACTTACCATCGTCTGGTAGTGGCACAGGTAAGAGCGGAAACACAAGCGCTACATTTGCGATCGCTGACTCCTCATCTGAGGGACACCGAATTAGAAATTGTCCGCCGGGGTCGAAACGCTGCTACAGGACGCCCTAAGCGGCTCGATCCCGAAATCTATCAACAGGCAACTAGTCTAGAAACTTTAATTGGCTACCTGTATCTAACTGATTACCAGCGCCTAACTGAACTGTTGGAAATACTCCATCTTGAGAAATAG
- a CDS encoding DUF1816 domain-containing protein → MKTIWHNLKEGLTNTFDNLGLAWWVEIVTQNPRCTYYFGPFLSSDEARSASIGYIEDLESEGAQGIVMNVKRCKPNNLTIADDLGERFDRKVQPAFGGQV, encoded by the coding sequence ATGAAAACCATTTGGCATAACCTCAAGGAAGGGTTGACTAACACGTTTGACAACCTCGGCTTGGCTTGGTGGGTAGAAATTGTGACGCAGAATCCCCGCTGCACATACTACTTCGGACCATTTCTGAGTTCTGACGAAGCAAGATCGGCTAGCATCGGATACATAGAAGATTTGGAAAGCGAAGGAGCGCAGGGAATTGTTATGAATGTCAAACGCTGCAAACCCAATAATTTAACAATTGCTGATGACTTGGGGGAAAGATTTGACCGCAAAGTACAGCCTGCCTTTGGCGGTCAAGTTTAA
- the trpD gene encoding anthranilate phosphoribosyltransferase has product MTTSSIPAQESYYVLLQQLIDGQSLSRTQAAELMQGWLSEAVPPELSGAILTALNFKGVSADELTGMAEVLQAQSRVGTGDWGLGTGQKSTQSLIDTCGTGGDGSSTFNISTAVAFVTAAYGVPVAKHGNRSASSLTGSADVLEALGVNLSAPSEKVQAALQEVGITFLFAPGWHPALKAVASLRRTLRVRTVFNLLGPLVNPLRPTGQVVGLFTPKLLATVAQALQNLGKEKAIVLHGREKLDEAGLGDLTDLAVLSEGEVQLTTINPLDLDVTPAPIGMLRGGDVQENAVILKAVLQGKGTQAQQDAVALNASLALQVAGVIPFLDHAQGIKIAKDILQSGTAWTKLEQLVQFLEN; this is encoded by the coding sequence ATGACAACTTCCTCAATTCCTGCACAAGAATCCTATTATGTTCTGCTCCAACAATTAATAGATGGCCAATCATTGTCACGTACTCAAGCTGCTGAATTGATGCAAGGTTGGCTCAGTGAAGCGGTTCCTCCAGAGTTATCGGGAGCAATCTTAACAGCGCTGAACTTTAAAGGCGTTTCTGCCGACGAGTTAACCGGCATGGCTGAAGTATTACAAGCGCAATCCAGGGTGGGGACTGGGGACTGGGGACTGGGGACTGGGCAAAAATCCACCCAATCCCTAATTGATACCTGTGGTACTGGTGGAGATGGTTCGTCAACTTTTAATATTTCGACAGCGGTTGCTTTTGTTACGGCTGCTTATGGCGTACCTGTTGCCAAACACGGCAATCGTTCAGCCTCAAGTCTCACGGGAAGCGCCGATGTTTTGGAAGCCTTGGGTGTAAATTTGAGTGCCCCTAGTGAAAAAGTACAAGCTGCTTTACAGGAAGTGGGGATCACTTTCTTGTTTGCCCCTGGTTGGCACCCAGCACTCAAAGCAGTTGCCTCATTACGGCGGACTCTCAGGGTGCGAACAGTGTTTAATTTACTCGGCCCCCTAGTAAATCCCTTGCGTCCAACTGGGCAAGTGGTGGGGTTATTCACTCCCAAACTTTTGGCTACGGTTGCCCAAGCTTTGCAGAATTTGGGCAAGGAAAAAGCGATTGTGCTGCACGGGCGAGAAAAACTCGATGAGGCTGGGTTAGGAGATTTAACTGACTTGGCGGTGTTATCGGAGGGAGAAGTGCAGTTAACTACCATTAATCCCCTAGATTTGGATGTCACACCTGCTCCCATAGGTATGCTTCGGGGTGGCGATGTCCAAGAGAATGCGGTGATTCTGAAGGCGGTACTCCAAGGCAAGGGAACTCAAGCGCAACAGGATGCGGTAGCTTTAAATGCTTCGTTGGCGCTGCAAGTAGCGGGTGTAATACCGTTTCTCGATCATGCCCAAGGGATTAAAATCGCTAAGGATATCCTGCAAAGTGGGACGGCTTGGACGAAGTTGGAGCAGTTAGTTCAATTTCTGGAGAATTGA